ATAGCATACAATTCTCACACAGATGATAAGAGAGTGTGTTTCTTACTTATCAGCCTTACCTGATAAGCTAAGTTGTAGTATAATTgccctaacacacacaacacagagctGAATTGAATAATATTAGATGTGCCAGTGGTGTGTGTCTCAGTCTTACCTGTGGGGTGGGGCCTCTCCGTGGGACTGGTCCTGCTGTGCTTGGTGCAGAAGCCCCTGCCCTGCAGCAGTGCCTGGAGAGGGCTGTGTTCCTGAGGAGGGGGCACGCAGCGCAGCCCCTTGGCACAGCTCATGGTGTACACACCACAGGGCTCTCCCTGGGCCAACATGGATGTGCTGCCTGCTTGTCCAATATGGTCCCGGGGAGCCCGACCTGCCCCCAAAGATTCTCTACAGGAGGGACAACCCTTGTAGGGGCCCAAGCGGTTAGCCAGAATCCAAGATCCGCAGTGAGCGATCAGCAACAAGACAATAGTCGTTAAGTTAGAAAGGAGAGGCATTTTCTGTCCAGGTCTCAGGTTAagctccacacacactctctctctctctctctttctctcactgtcaGTCAAA
The DNA window shown above is from Salmo salar chromosome ssa13, Ssal_v3.1, whole genome shotgun sequence and carries:
- the igfbp-6b2 gene encoding insulin-like growth factor binding protein 6 paralog B2 isoform X1, with protein sequence MPLLSNLTTIVLLLIAHCGSWILANRLGPYKGCPSCRESLGAGRAPRDHIGQAGSTSMLAQGEPCGVYTMSCAKGLRCVPPPQEHSPLQALLQGRGFCTKHSRTSPTERPHPTGPHPSQSGEIEKAPCRKLLNSVLRGIELTIFQSDRDIYIPNCDTRGFYRKKQCRSSKGMQRGHCWCVDELGTALPSRASEDGTLPCDGE
- the igfbp-6b2 gene encoding insulin-like growth factor binding protein 6 paralog B2 precursor (The RefSeq protein has 1 substitution compared to this genomic sequence), with amino-acid sequence MPLLSNLTTIVLLLIAHCGSWILANRLGPYKGCPSCRESLGAGRAPRDHIGQAGSTSMLAQGEPCGVYTMSCAKGLRCVPPPQEHSPLQALLQGRGFCTKHSRASPTERPHPTGPHPSQSGEIEKAPCRKLLNSVLRGIELTIFQSDRDIYIPNCDTRGFYRKKQCRSSKGMQRGHCWCVDELGTALPSRASEDGTLPCDGE